One part of the Entelurus aequoreus isolate RoL-2023_Sb linkage group LG05, RoL_Eaeq_v1.1, whole genome shotgun sequence genome encodes these proteins:
- the LOC133650057 gene encoding F-actin-uncapping protein LRRC16A-like isoform X1 has protein sequence MDHSDLFESVRDAVGHGVKLTLRRKVQLEVKGEKVENKVLALAPHRAFLLSARIPSKVEHSLSYLDIKGIHSNEATQVVVECERGGGWTLWCGSVEDVDQVLAHIGWCLLRISPAQKPMKKMSVKHPEQAAALQAFWDQQGPPDLGPCGGFSHQYRCVCEHLHLPYREEVQWDVDTIYLSQDTRELNLQDFSHLDSRDLVAIVGVLEFNQWFTKLMAKDCKLSTDVCEQILRVVSRSSRVEELILDNVGLRSDFAQKLSLALSHNPASSLHTLHLSNNTLEDKGVCALSVQLTKHAMGLKYLNLSRTSLSPKGVNFLCQALCENPCMAATLTHLDLSGNSLRGDELQHLHNFLSHDNNLHLLDLSCTDCSLEQTSASLLQGCLKRLQLLNMTKTVFSHRKCKEVPASFKQFFSSSLALSSVNMSGTRLPSEALKALLLGLGCNPNLSDVSLDLSGCELRSAGSQILEGCIAEIPNISSLDISDNGLDGDLSTLLVWLAKNRSIRHLSLGRNFHNIKSKNVAPVLDNLVHMIQEEESPLTSLSLADSKLKGELAIVLNALGSNASLTKLDISGNAMGDMGAKMLAKALQINTKLRTLIWDRNNTSPQGLQEVASALEKNFTIRFMPVPIVDAAQALKTNTEKTEDALMKMERFLLRNHETRKYLQEQAYRLQQGIVTSTTQQMVDTMCVKVQDHLNSLMFSQSHVVQDDVQVAENLMKDARNSKTLLPTLYHLRGGDLRGTVQGKLESLAGDVAAAMDDELQTILASMLDAAEGLCPHVIKRSGLRSELLRAGTERMTVPRSFITATLLEQSGVDIVNKISEVKLNVASLVSDRIVDEILDSLSAWQNMLAEHVTRQGQPALRPESQETEVLDETVLRTESLEEEGEHPPEHVDPCTLTLKSKRKSILVRMLRPVSVAFEMEFDLDKALEEVPIHVVDTPPSQLNKVTPPPPVPTLEELPPPVLTWEELPPPVSTCEEPPPPVPTWEELLPPRHTPLEHHTKVRPRPKKRSKPSRVGCAATGSAPQGAEHQDMGKLDEGIDEFFSKKVMKVSLKRSSARATPSSTQEAAGKKPESRNSGFFNQIKTRAGRSEKGQSTASISSPPPASPTLAPPTSLVSKEPPPMSPVAPHPDPRLTDHGSFEADVEEETEVSVEKETEVSVEKEHPLVSQHVGVPVLTSELLAEMKAKQDKMAAQKSSSKEDGRLDAVLPGPVAGPRSDNPTPPQLHTQEPMEEQEVCHTDFLSETLKAPLPVPRLKTTPSEPQHPNQDEGTCEVSMSSSKLRSSLKTFAAPSSQQPQRSKSLPAKK, from the exons AGAGCGTGCGGGATGCCGTGGGACACGGGGTCAAGTTGACCCTGAGGCGCAAGGTGCAGctggaggtcaaaggtgaaaaagTGGAGAACAAAGTGCTG GCCTTAGCACCACATCGAGCCTTTCTGCTGTCTGCACGCATCCCATCCAAG gTGGAGCACTCCCTCAGCTACCTGGACATCAAAGGTATCCATAGCAACGAGGCCACCCAG GTGGTGGTGGAGTGTGAGCGTGGGGGAGGCTGGACTCTGTGGTGTGGTTCTGTGGAGGACGTGGACCAGGTGCTGGCTCACATCGGATGGTGTCTGCTGAGGATCAGCCCCGCCCA GAAGCCCATGAAGAAGATGAGCGTCAAGCACCCGGAACAAGCCGCCGCCCTGCAGGCCTTCTGGGACCAGCAGGGCCCGCCGGACCTGGGACCTTGTG GTGGTTTCTCTCATCAGTACCGCTGTGTGTGTGAACACCTCCACCTgccctacagggaggaggtccagTGG GATGTGGACACTATCTACCTGAGCCAAGACACCAGAGAACTCAACCTGCAGGACTTCAGTCACCTGGACAGCAG ggaCCTGGTGGCCATTGTTGGCGTCCTGGAGTTCAACCAGTGGTTCACCAAGTTGATGGCCAAGGACTGCAAACTG TCTACAGATGTGTGTGAGCAGATCCTGAGAGTTGTGTCACGATCCAGTCGCGTTGAGGAACTGATTCTGGACAATGTTGGACTCAGAAG TGACTTTGCTCAGAAGTTGTCGTTGGCTCTGTCACATAACCCCGCCTCCAGCCTGCACACTCTGCACCTCAGCAACAACACTCTGGAAGACAAag gtgTGTGTGCTCTGAGTGTGCAGCTGACCAAACATGCGATGGGCTTGAAGTATTTGAACCTCAGTAGGACCTCCTTGTCTCCTAAAG gtgtCAACTTCCTGTGCCAGGCGCTGTGTGAGAACCCCTGCATGGCCGCCACCCTCACACACCTGGACCTGTCAGGAAACTCTCTCAGAGGAGATGAGCTGCAG CACCTGCACAACTTTCTGAGTCATGACAACAACTTACACCTTCTAGACCTGTCCTGCACTGACTGCTCTCTGgaacag acgtCAGCGAGTCTCCTCCAAGGTTGTTTGAAGCGTCTCCAACTTCTCAACATGACCAAGACTGTCTTCTCTCACAG GAAATGCAAAGAAGTTCCAGCATCCTTCAAGCAGTTTTTCAGCAGTTCCCTGGCTCTGAGTTCCGTCAACATGTCAGGAACCAGACTTCCTTCTGAGGCACTCAA GGCGCTGCTGCTGGGTCTGGGCTGCAACCCCAACCTCAGCGACGTGTCTCTGGACCTAAGCGGCTGTGAG TTGCGCTCGGCAGGCTCTCAGATCCTGGAGGGTTGCATAGCCGAGATTCCCAACATCTCCAGTCTGGACATCTCGGACAACG GTCTGGACGGGGACCTGAGCACCCTGCTGGTCTGGCTGGCCAAAAACCGCTCCATTCGCCACCTTTCCCTGGGAAGAAACTTCCACAACATCAAGTCAAA GAACGTGGCGCCGGTCCTGGACAACCTGGTGCACATGATCCAGGAGGAGGAGTCA CCTCTGACCTCGCTATCGCTAGCAGACTCCAAGCTGAAGGGCGAGCTCGCCATCGTCCTCAACGCCCTGGGCAGCAACGCCTctctcaccaaactggacatcaGCGGGAACGCCATGGGCGACATGGGCGCCAAGATGCTGGCCAAGGCCCTGCAGATCAACACCAAGCTCAG GACCCTCATCTGGGACCGAAACAACACCAGCCCTCAGGGTCTGCAGGAAGTGGCGTCCGCGTTGGAGAA GAACTTCACTATCCGATTCATGCCGGTTCCTATTGTTGACGCCGCTCAGGCGCTCAAGACCAACACGGAAAAGACGGAAGATGCACTGATGAAG ATGGAGCGCTTCCTGCTGAGGAACCACGAGACCCGGAAGTACCTCCAGGAGCAGGCGTACCGGCTGCAGCAGGGCATCGTCACCAGTACCACGCAGCAG ATGGTGGACACCATGTGTGTGAAGGTCCAGGATCACCTGAACTCGCTGATGTTCTCCCAGAGCCACGTGGTCCAGGACGATGTGCAGGTGGCAGAGAATCTGATGAAAGATGCCAGGAACTCCAAGACC CTCCTCCCTACCCTCTACCACTTGAGGGGCGGCGACCTGCGCGGCACCGTCCAAGGAAAACTGGAGTCTCTGGCAGGGGACGTGGCGGCTGCGATGGATGATGAACTGCAG ACAATTTTGGCATCCATGTTGGACGCCGCCGAGGGTCTGTGTCCTCACGTGATCAAGAGGAGCGGCCTTCGTTCGGAGCTGTTGAGGGCGGGGACCGAAAGAATGACCGTGCCTCGCAGCTTCATCACCGCCACGCTGCTGGAGCAATCGGGCGTCGACATTGTTAACAAGATCAG TGAAGTGAAACTCAACGTGGCGTCCTTGGTCTCTGATCGGATCGTGGACGAGATCCTGGACTCTTTGTCTGCGTGGCAGAACATGCTG GCGGAGCATGTGACCAGGCAGGGCCAGCCTGCACTGCGTCCGGAGTCTCAGGAGACGGAGGTTTTGGACGAGACAGTTCTGCGTACGGAGAGCCTGGAGGAGGAAGGCGAGCACCCGCCGGAGCACGTAGACCCTTGCACG TTGACGCTCAAGTCCAAGAGAAAGAGTATTCTGGTCCGAATGCTGCGGCCCGTCTCGGTGGCGTTTG AGATGGAGTTTGACCTGGACAAGGCTCTGGAGGAGGTGCCCATCCATGTGGTGGACACACCTCCCTCGCAGTTGAACAAAGTGACTCCGCCGCCCCCGGTCCCCACTTTGGAGGAACTACCGCCCCCGGTCCTCACTTGGGAGGAACTACCGCCCCCGGTCTCCACTTGCGAGGAACCGCCGCCCCCGGTCCCCACTTGGGAGGAACTCCTGCCCCCAAGGCACACCCCGCTGGAGCACCACACCAAAGTGCGACCACGACCcaagaaaagaagcaaacccAGCAGAGTCGGG TGTGCCGCCACCGGTTCAGCGCCTCAGGGGGCGGAGCATCAGGACATGGGGAAGCTGGACGAGGGCATAGATGAATTCTTCTCCAAGAAGGTCATGAAAGTCAGCTTAAA ACGGTCCAGCGCCCGGGCGACACCTTCCAGCACGCAGGAGGCGGCTGGAAAGAAGCCAGAATCCAGGAACAGTGGTTTTTTCAACCAGATCAAAACTCGGGCGGGTCGCTCGGAGAAGGGCCAAAGTACCGCCTCCATCAGTTCGCCACCACCAGCGTCCCCCACACTTGCTCCGCCCACATCTTTGGTCAGCAAGGAGCCGCCACCGATGTCCCCTGTGGCGCCACACCCGGACCCGCGTCTGACGGACCACGGCAGTTTTGAGGCGGACGTGGAGGAAGAGACCGAGGTCAGCGTGGAGAAGGAGACCGAGGTCAGCGTGGAGAAGGAGCACCCCCTGGTCTCGCAGCATGTTGGTGTTCCAGTCTTGACCTCGGAGCTTCTGGCTGAGATGAAGGCAAAGCAGGACAAGATGGCGGCTCAGAAG TCGTCCTCAAAGGAAGATGGCCGCTTGG ACGCCGTCCTGCCAGGACCGGTGGCCGGCCCTCGGTCTGACAACCCCACCCCCCCTCAGCTCCACACACAAGAGCCAATGGAGGAGCAGGAAGTGTGTCACACTGACTTCCTGTCTGAAACTCTCAAAGCTCCACTTCCTGTTCCTCGCCTGAAGACAACGCCGTCTGAACCGCAACACCCGAACCAAGATGAAG GTACTTGTGAAGTTTCCATGTCCAGCAGCAAGTTACGCTCGTCCTTGAAGACGTTTGCTGCTCCATCAAGTCAACAACCACAACgatcaaagtcacttcctgccAAAAAGTGA